A part of Ammospiza caudacuta isolate bAmmCau1 chromosome 7, bAmmCau1.pri, whole genome shotgun sequence genomic DNA contains:
- the RPF1 gene encoding ribosome production factor 1, whose translation MAGEGSGPAPGDGAGPPAPERVLFPPTFSVSEIKNKQRRHFMFLRWKQQQRKEKLALKKKRRKEREALGDKAPPKAVPKTIENQRVYDETTVDPNDEEVAFDEATDEFAPYFNRQTVPKILITTSDRPRGRTVRFCEQLATVIPNSHVFYRRGLALKRIIPQCIARDFTDLIVINEDRKIPNGLVLSHLPDGPTAHFRMSSVRLRKEIKRKGKEPTEHVPEVILNNFTTRLGHSIGRMFAALFPHDPQFIGRQVATFHNQRDYIFFRFHRYIFKSEKKVGIQELGPRFTLKLRSLQKGTFDSKFGEYEWIHKRREMDTSRRKFHL comes from the exons aTGGCGGGTGAGGGCAGCGGGCCCGCGCCGGGGGATGGCGccggcccgcccgccccggAGCGGGTGCTCTTTCCGCCCACCTTCAGCGTGTCCGAGATTAAGAACAAGCAGCGTCGGCACTTCATGTTCCTTcgctggaagcagcagcagaggaag GAGAAGTTGGCCCTCAAGAAGAAGCGGAGGAAGGAGCGAGAGGCTCTCGGAGACAAA GCACCTCCAAAAGCTGTACCAAAGACTATTGAAAATCAGCGAGTGTATGATGAAACCACTGTAGATCCCAATGATGAAGAG GTTGCTTTTGATGAAGCAACTGATGAATTTGCACCGTACTTTAATAGACAGACTGTTCCCAAAATTCTTATTACAACATCAGACCGACCTCGTGGG AGAACAGTGAGATTCTGTGAGCAGCTGGCCACTGTTATACCCAACTCACACGTCTTCTACCGAAGAGGGCTGGCTTTGAAAAGAATCATTCCACAGTGCATTGCAAGGGACTTCACAGATTTAATTGTCATTAATGAAGATCGCAAAATACCAA ACGGTCTTGTTTTAAGTCACCTGCCTGATGGTCCAACTGCTCATTTTAGAATGAGTAGTGTGCGTTTGCGTAAAGAAATAAAG CGGAAGGGGAAGGAGCCCACAGAACACGTCCCCGAAGTGATCCTGAATAACTTCACCACGCGCCTCGGCCACTCCATCGGCCGCATGTTTGCTGCGCTCTTCCCACACGATCCTCAGTTCATTGGAAGACAAGTAGCTACATTTCACAACCAGAGAGACTACATCTTTTTCAGATTCCACAG ATATATCTTCAAGAGTGAAAAGAAAGTGGGAATTCAAGAACTTGGGCCACGTTTTACATTGAagctgaggtcacttcaaaAAGGAACCTTTGATTCCAAATTTGGAGAATATGAGTGGATTCATAAG CGTCGAGAAATGGACACAAGTAGAAGAAAATTCCATTTGTAA